The genomic interval CGAACCGGAGAAATGGCTGACTAAAAAGAATCCGCCGATTTGTGAGGTTCAATACGCGGCAGGAAGTCAGGAATCCGGCGCTTTTTCTAAGGATGGAAAGTCCGACTGGATTCCCGCCTGCGCGGGAATGACAAAAAACACGCTTTCAGAGATGACAGGAGTAGAAGCCGAAGCAGGACATTTTTCATCAAGAGAGGGGCAGCGAAAAGTCGGGAGACATGGGCTTAAATCGGGTGGGACGAACAGGGCTTATAAGCTGACAGTTGGAGAGCGGAAGCGGATTTTGCTGAACAATCTTTACGGAGTCGATATAGATGCGCAGGCAGTTGAAGTGACGAAACTTTCGCTTTTGCTGAAGGTGCTGGAGGGGGAGAAGGATTTGGCGCTGTTTCATCGGGAGCGGGCCCTGCCGGATTTGGGACACAATATTCAATGCGGCAATTCACTGATTGGGACGGATTTTTACAAAGGACAGCAGGGGATGCTGTTTGATGAGGAGCAGCGGTATAAGATTAATGCGTTTGACTGGGAAGAGGCGTTTCCGGAGGTTTTCAGCGGAAAAAATCCGGGCTTTGATGCCGTGATCGGCAACCCGCCATGGGGAGTTAGTTTTACGGAAGAAGAACTCAGGTATTTTAGAAGAAAATTTAGTGAAGTAATTATTCGAATGGTTGATTCTTTTATGTATTTTATTTCCCAGAGTATTCGATTGCTCAAACAAAATGGTATCTTCGGAATGATTGTTCCAGATGTTCTTCTGTATCAAAACGATAATCAGAAAGTAAGAGATATGTTGATAAATGATCATTGCATAATAACTATAATAAATCTCGGAAATGTTTTTAACAAAGTAACAAGGCCTGCTTGTATTGTTCTTTTTCAAAAAGAACTTCCGAATAATAACTATGTTGCGGTTGCTGATTTCACAAAATTAACAAAAACAGATAAACAGATTGCCCTTTTCTCGAAAAACAATTTTTCGTCAATAAACCAAAAAGACTTTTCTTCTTTAACAAAGGGATTGCTGGTTGTATCAACTTGCAAAGAATATTCTCTTCTTCGAAAGATTACTCGAAAGAAAACCGCACCTCTTGTGGAATTTACGGATGAGGATGGAATCCAAAGAGGCGTGAGCCCCGATCTGAAAGAAGCCTTTATTGTCGATTCTAAAACAGCAGAGCGTTATAGGCTCGAAAAGCAAAAACTAAAAAAAGTATTAACAGGGGGGATACACGTAAAAAGGTATACTATCAGAAAGCCCGATTTATTTTTAATCTATACTGCAAGAAATGATGATTTTAGAAGTATTCCTAACATTTGCCATCATATAGATAGATTCAAATCCAGAATAACCTGTAAAGAAGTTAAACAGAAAAAGCATCCTGTCTACTCTCTCCATCGCGCAAGAGAAGAAAGAATTTTCTTAAAAAAACAAAAGCTTATAGGTGTTATCACGGAAGATGAAATCATCTTGTCTTTAGATGAAGAGCAGTATTTTGCAACAGATGGTCTATATTTGTTTGGAACAAAAACTTCTCATAACATAAAGTACATTATGGGTATTCTTAATTCAAAAATGTTTAAATTTCTTTACAGGTTAGTGGCCATTGAATCAGGCAGAGTTTTAGCACAAGTCAAACCAACAGTTCTAAACCAGCTTCCAATCCGAAAAGTTGATTTTTCCAATGCGGCGGAGAAGGCACAGCATGACCGGATGGTTGAACTGGTAGAGCGTATGCTGGAGCTGAACAAGCGATTGCAGGCGGTGAAGACACCGGATGAGAAGGTGCGTCTGGAGCGTCAGATTACGGCGACAGACCGGGAGATCGACGAACTGGTGTATGAGCTGTACGGGCTGACGGAGGAAGAAAAGCGGATGGTAGAGGAAGCGATGAGGTAAGCCAGTTATCAGTCATCAGTTATCAGTCAGCAGTCGTCAGTCAGCAGTCGTCAGTTGTTGGTTATGGGATAGGAAAGGGCGGGAGGTTGAGTTCCTGTCTTCGGCGGTTGAGGTCTTCGAAGTATTTGACTTCCTGTTTGTAGAGGTCGGCGGCGGATTCCTCGACGAAGTCCCGCGAGAGGTCGAGGGCGGGGTCTTTGGGGACCGGCGGGGCGGTAAACCACTTGCGGTCTTTTCGCTGGCGCGAGGACAGGGGGAGCGGCCGGTCTTTGATTTTGAGGGCATACTCGCGGAAGGAGCGGCTGTTGTTGTGGAAGCGGAGGAGGTTGGTGCAGGCACGGACCATTGTTTCGGTGTCAAAGCCGTTGGTCATGTTGACCAGATTCATGGCGGCCAGAGGGAGATGATAGGTCAGCTCGATGTGGGTGCGGAACTCGACCTGGCGGCAGCGGGTTTTGAGGGTGCTGATAAAAAGGGGGTCGCGGAACCAGCGGTCCATGAGCCAGTCTTTGATTTTGCAGAGCATCATGGCTCGGTTCATGTTGTATTTTTCGGCCTCGAGGCACTGAAAAAACTGTCTCTGGCGGGCGGTCAGGCGGGTTCGGACTTTTCGGCGGCCGGCTTGTGCGGGCTGGGGCTGTTCGGGGATGTTGAGGCGAATCACGGGGGCCTCCTTTGGAATTGTCGATTGTCGATTTTTTATTGAGTATTGCCGCTTTCAACGAAGTATGTCTCTCTATAATTGGAGAGATGTTGCAGAAATGGAACGAAAAAGGGAGGGAAAAATCGCTGCGGGATGCTGTAAAAAGTTGCGGGGCAAGGAGAAAAGATTTTTGAATTTTTGAAAAAGCGGGGTGCGGGGGTGTTGCGGAAAACGAGCGAAGCTGATTTTAACCACAGATTACGCGGATTACACAGGTTTATTTAACCACGGATGAACACGGATTACACGGATTCCAGCAAAGGGCAAAATCCGAAACTCGAAATTCGGAAAAAAAGCGAGCGGCCAGCGGGAGAAAAATCCGAAGCACGAAGCCCGAAATCCGAAGCACAAAGTTCTAAACCCTAAACAATCTCGAAATTCGAAAAAAAGCGAGCGGCCAGATTCCAGCGGGCGGTTGCCGGCCGGGAGGGATATTGGGGTCGCTGTGCAGATTGCACAATCCGCACAGCCGCCTGTCATCGAAGACCGCCGTCAGCCAGTACTCCGCCGCAATCGCCAAATCCTCCAGATTCACCACCCCGTCCCCGCTGAAATCTAAAAGTATAGGAATCTTTTCTCAGGAGAATTTCTTTTCTGATTTTTCACCTTCTCATGGAGCATTCCGCTCTTTCAAGGTGGACGCTAATAGTTTATACAATGTTTTATCTTTTCCCCTCGGAGTGACGGCAAATCCATCCTTTGTTAATGCGAAAGGCACAAGACGAGTTGTTTGGGAGTGCAAATGGCTCGAAACAGATA from Anaerohalosphaeraceae bacterium carries:
- a CDS encoding N-6 DNA methylase, with the protein product METALVIDDKVLKGILKGLYYPDSPYEFSVLPAEILGQVYEQFLGKVITLTGGHRARIEEKPEVKKAGGVYYTPSYIVDYIVQNTVGRLVEGKTPEQVSKLRILDPACGSGSFLLGAYQYLLDWHLKYYTEHEPEKWLTKKNPPICEVQYAAGSQESGAFSKDGKSDWIPACAGMTKNTLSEMTGVEAEAGHFSSREGQRKVGRHGLKSGGTNRAYKLTVGERKRILLNNLYGVDIDAQAVEVTKLSLLLKVLEGEKDLALFHRERALPDLGHNIQCGNSLIGTDFYKGQQGMLFDEEQRYKINAFDWEEAFPEVFSGKNPGFDAVIGNPPWGVSFTEEELRYFRRKFSEVIIRMVDSFMYFISQSIRLLKQNGIFGMIVPDVLLYQNDNQKVRDMLINDHCIITIINLGNVFNKVTRPACIVLFQKELPNNNYVAVADFTKLTKTDKQIALFSKNNFSSINQKDFSSLTKGLLVVSTCKEYSLLRKITRKKTAPLVEFTDEDGIQRGVSPDLKEAFIVDSKTAERYRLEKQKLKKVLTGGIHVKRYTIRKPDLFLIYTARNDDFRSIPNICHHIDRFKSRITCKEVKQKKHPVYSLHRAREERIFLKKQKLIGVITEDEIILSLDEEQYFATDGLYLFGTKTSHNIKYIMGILNSKMFKFLYRLVAIESGRVLAQVKPTVLNQLPIRKVDFSNAAEKAQHDRMVELVERMLELNKRLQAVKTPDEKVRLERQITATDREIDELVYELYGLTEEEKRMVEEAMR